A genomic window from Terrisporobacter glycolicus ATCC 14880 = DSM 1288 includes:
- the nadA gene encoding quinolinate synthase NadA: protein MRNILKENILQLKKEKNAIILAHLYEPDEIQEIADYVGDSYYLSKIARDCEEELIIFCGVKFMGESAKILSPHKKIILPATNAGCPMADMANASDLEEMMEKYPNAFKVCYINSSYEVKALCDVSVTSSSALDILKNVPNKEILFLPDRNLGGYIAEFFPEKEFILWEGFCPTHERLTSEEVLNAKKDHPNVKILAHPECNKPVRDLADYIGSTSGIINYATKCEDEEFIICTEEGILYELNKRNPSKKFYFPERMICPNMKKTSLEKVYDALCGKIDEVILDKEISEKALTSLENMHKLGEMVLCGK from the coding sequence ATGAGGAATATTTTAAAAGAAAATATTTTGCAGTTAAAAAAAGAAAAAAACGCTATAATACTTGCTCATCTATATGAGCCTGATGAAATACAAGAAATCGCTGATTATGTTGGAGATTCATATTATTTGAGCAAAATTGCTCGTGATTGTGAGGAAGAATTAATTATATTCTGCGGAGTAAAATTTATGGGGGAAAGTGCTAAAATTTTATCTCCACACAAAAAAATCATCTTACCAGCTACTAATGCTGGATGTCCAATGGCTGATATGGCTAATGCTTCTGATTTAGAAGAAATGATGGAAAAATATCCAAATGCTTTTAAAGTATGTTATATAAACTCATCTTATGAAGTTAAAGCCCTTTGTGATGTTTCTGTTACTTCATCTAGTGCTTTAGACATTCTAAAAAATGTGCCTAATAAAGAAATTTTATTTTTACCAGATAGAAATTTAGGTGGCTACATAGCTGAATTTTTCCCAGAAAAAGAGTTTATTTTGTGGGAAGGTTTCTGCCCTACTCATGAAAGACTTACTTCCGAGGAAGTATTAAATGCTAAGAAAGATCATCCAAATGTAAAAATTTTAGCTCATCCAGAATGTAACAAGCCAGTTAGAGACTTGGCTGATTATATAGGAAGCACAAGCGGAATCATAAACTATGCTACAAAATGTGAAGATGAAGAATTTATAATTTGTACAGAGGAAGGTATTTTATATGAATTAAATAAAAGAAATCCTAGTAAGAAGTTTTATTTCCCTGAAAGAATGATTTGTCCTAACATGAAAAAAACTTCTTTGGAAAAAGTTTATGATGCTTTATGTGGCAAAATAGATGAAGTGATTCTAGATAAAGAAATATCAGAAAAAGCTTTAACATCTCTAGAAAACATGCATAAATTAGGGGAGATGGTTCTTTGTGGAAAATAA
- a CDS encoding transcription repressor NadR, translating into MNSNERREKLLHILKTYNRPVKGVDLAKELNVTRQIVVKDIALLRASGIDILATSTGYIIYTIRNQEFKIKCKNHYNEEHILLELQTIIDLGGKVKDVIVDHPTYGTIKAELNLASNRDLKIFMENSKKNGFKQLSSLTQDYHVHTIEVPDENTLEEIKKELKEVNILL; encoded by the coding sequence ATGAATAGCAATGAAAGAAGAGAAAAATTACTACATATACTAAAAACATATAATAGACCAGTTAAAGGTGTGGATTTAGCAAAAGAACTTAATGTAACAAGACAGATTGTTGTAAAAGATATTGCATTATTAAGAGCTTCTGGAATTGATATATTAGCTACATCTACTGGATATATAATATACACTATAAGAAATCAAGAATTTAAAATAAAATGTAAGAATCATTATAATGAGGAGCATATTTTATTAGAATTACAAACAATTATTGATTTAGGTGGAAAGGTGAAGGATGTTATAGTAGATCATCCTACATATGGAACTATAAAAGCTGAATTAAATCTTGCATCAAATAGAGATCTCAAAATATTTATGGAAAATAGTAAAAAGAATGGATTTAAACAATTATCCAGTTTAACACAAGATTATCATGTTCACACAATAGAAGTACCAGATGAAAATACTTTAGAAGAAATAAAAAAAGAATTAAAAGAAGTAAACATATTATTATAA
- a CDS encoding sensor histidine kinase, with product MKTDYLIALMEKTSLLVMLFLLISRLNTFKRIFEKEKYSKKDLAVISIIFTSLAIMATYNGIHYKGSIVNTRIISIVSGGVLFGPVVSIPAGFIAGAHRYFIDPGGMTSVPCFISSVMAGILSGIAHKKIPKSSRAFWGILIGMISENITIFLIYFISKPTNLAIDIIRAIYLPLIVGQLGIGFMVSIVQVIEKDKKEIEERKKAEITSLQRQINPHFIFNALNTIASFIRFDPQKARELIINLSTYLRHNLEFNDKPISIKKEIDQVKSFVEIEKARFGEKLKVIYDIDDVDVKIPSLIIQPLVENAIIHGILSKEKNKSGQVIVSVKDLGEKVKVSVKDDGIGIDDKVIEDLYSGNMPENKIGLYNVHLRLKLYYHRGLDIKKLDSGTLIEFYVGR from the coding sequence ATGAAAACAGATTATTTAATAGCATTGATGGAAAAGACAAGTTTGTTAGTAATGCTATTTTTATTAATTAGTAGATTAAATACGTTTAAAAGAATTTTTGAAAAAGAAAAATACAGTAAAAAAGATTTAGCTGTTATATCTATAATATTTACTTCTTTGGCAATAATGGCAACCTATAACGGAATTCACTATAAAGGATCTATTGTAAATACAAGAATAATTTCTATAGTATCTGGTGGTGTATTATTTGGGCCTGTTGTTAGTATTCCAGCAGGATTTATTGCAGGAGCACATAGATATTTTATTGATCCAGGTGGAATGACATCTGTACCTTGTTTTATATCTAGTGTTATGGCTGGAATATTATCTGGTATCGCACACAAAAAAATACCAAAATCATCAAGGGCTTTTTGGGGAATTTTAATTGGTATGATTTCGGAAAATATAACAATATTTTTAATATATTTTATTTCAAAACCTACAAATTTAGCTATTGATATTATAAGGGCCATATATTTACCTCTTATTGTTGGACAATTGGGGATAGGATTTATGGTTTCTATTGTACAAGTAATAGAAAAAGATAAAAAAGAGATAGAAGAAAGGAAAAAAGCAGAAATAACATCCCTTCAAAGGCAGATTAACCCACATTTTATATTCAATGCTTTGAATACAATAGCATCATTTATACGCTTTGACCCTCAAAAAGCAAGAGAGCTTATAATAAATTTATCTACTTATCTTAGACACAATTTAGAGTTTAATGATAAACCCATAAGTATAAAAAAAGAAATAGATCAGGTAAAATCATTTGTGGAAATAGAAAAAGCAAGATTCGGTGAAAAACTAAAAGTTATTTATGACATAGATGATGTGGATGTTAAAATACCAAGTTTAATTATTCAGCCACTAGTTGAAAATGCCATTATTCATGGAATTTTAAGCAAGGAGAAAAATAAAAGTGGACAAGTAATTGTTTCTGTTAAGGATTTAGGAGAAAAAGTTAAAGTATCTGTTAAAGATGATGGCATAGGAATAGACGACAAAGTTATAGAAGATTTGTATTCAGGAAATATGCCTGAAAATAAAATAGGACTTTATAATGTACATTTAAGGCTAAAATTATATTATCATAGAGGGTTAGACATAAAAAAATTAGACAGTGGAACCTTGATCGAGTTTTACGTGGGGAGGTAA
- a CDS encoding LytR/AlgR family response regulator transcription factor → MKVIIVDDEYPARKELRYFIEKYTEMEIVDEFDNGLDVLNFIQENTLDVIFLDINIPKLDGMLLAKTINKFERKPKIVFITAYDNYAVEAFNLDTFDYILKPYSDERIISMLGKLKNAILEDNCKDKIEYQKVSNKISLWKNDKIHIVDVSDICYCEARERYTHIFTKDEEYEIRECISEVEKTINNDSFFRTHRSYLVNLEKIEEIIPWFNNTYILKLNKGKYEITVSRGRVKLFRQLMNI, encoded by the coding sequence ATGAAAGTTATTATAGTTGATGATGAATATCCAGCAAGAAAAGAGTTAAGATATTTTATTGAAAAATATACAGAAATGGAAATTGTGGACGAGTTTGATAATGGATTAGATGTACTTAATTTTATACAGGAAAATACATTAGATGTCATATTTCTAGATATTAATATTCCAAAATTAGATGGAATGCTTTTAGCCAAAACGATAAATAAATTTGAGAGAAAACCCAAAATAGTTTTTATAACTGCTTATGATAATTATGCAGTGGAAGCATTTAATTTAGATACTTTTGACTATATTTTAAAACCATATTCAGATGAAAGAATAATTTCCATGTTAGGTAAATTGAAAAATGCTATCCTTGAAGATAATTGTAAAGATAAAATCGAGTATCAAAAGGTTAGCAATAAAATAAGCCTTTGGAAAAATGATAAAATTCATATAGTTGATGTAAGTGACATTTGTTATTGTGAAGCAAGAGAAAGATATACACATATTTTTACTAAAGATGAAGAATATGAAATAAGAGAATGTATATCAGAAGTAGAAAAAACAATCAATAATGATAGTTTTTTTAGAACCCATAGATCTTATTTAGTAAATCTAGAAAAAATAGAAGAAATAATACCTTGGTTTAACAATACATATATATTAAAACTAAACAAAGGAAAATATGAGATAACAGTAAGTAGGGGTAGAGTGAAATTATTTAGGCAACTTATGAATATATAA
- a CDS encoding carbon starvation CstA family protein, with the protein MITFFSAIVILVLGYFLYGRFVERTFGIDDSLKTPAITLEDGVDYVPMDWKKIFLIQFLNIAGLGPIFGAIQGALFGPAAFLWIVFGTIFAGGVHDFLSGYLSLKNKGVSASELVGIYLGENARKVMVVFSVVLLVLVGVVFVTGPAGLLNNLTKIDTTVWVVVIFAYYILATILPIDKVIGKIYPLFGAALIIMAVGIAGGLIVKGYNIPEVALTNLHPGGKSIFPYLFITIACGAISGFHATQSPLMARCVEHEREIRPVFYGSMVAEGIIALIWAAAAMAFFHGEPQLQALYGTNPAVGVQEMSVTLLGSVGAGLAILGVVACPITSGDTAFRSARLTIADTFNIKQDAIKNRFMIAIPLFAVGVALTFIDFNIIWRYFAWSNQTLAMIMLWTGTMFLLKANKNYFITVIPAIFMTVVTFSYIMQAPEGFRLSPAIGNGVGLAAGLIFAVIFFNKVRKVKAEGNKQNIA; encoded by the coding sequence ATGATTACTTTTTTTAGTGCAATTGTTATTTTAGTTTTAGGTTATTTCTTATACGGACGATTTGTAGAAAGAACATTTGGAATTGATGATTCATTAAAAACTCCAGCAATAACTTTAGAAGATGGAGTTGACTATGTTCCAATGGACTGGAAGAAAATATTCCTTATTCAATTTTTAAACATCGCAGGGCTTGGACCAATATTTGGGGCAATTCAAGGGGCATTATTTGGACCGGCAGCATTTTTATGGATAGTATTTGGAACAATATTTGCAGGTGGTGTACATGACTTTTTATCAGGTTATTTATCACTTAAAAATAAAGGAGTATCAGCATCAGAACTTGTTGGTATTTATCTAGGGGAAAATGCAAGAAAAGTAATGGTAGTATTCAGTGTAGTATTATTAGTTTTAGTAGGTGTAGTATTTGTAACTGGACCAGCAGGACTTTTAAACAACTTAACTAAAATCGATACAACAGTATGGGTAGTAGTGATATTTGCTTATTATATTCTAGCAACAATACTTCCAATAGACAAAGTTATAGGAAAAATATATCCTCTATTTGGAGCTGCGCTTATAATAATGGCTGTTGGTATAGCAGGTGGGTTAATAGTAAAAGGTTACAATATACCAGAAGTAGCTTTAACTAACTTACATCCAGGTGGAAAATCAATTTTCCCATATTTATTTATAACAATAGCTTGTGGTGCAATATCAGGGTTCCATGCAACACAATCACCTTTAATGGCTAGATGTGTTGAGCATGAAAGAGAAATAAGACCAGTATTTTACGGATCAATGGTAGCAGAAGGCATCATAGCTTTAATATGGGCAGCAGCAGCAATGGCGTTCTTCCATGGTGAACCACAATTACAAGCACTTTATGGAACAAATCCAGCAGTAGGTGTTCAAGAAATGTCAGTTACTTTACTTGGATCAGTAGGAGCAGGACTAGCAATACTAGGAGTTGTAGCATGTCCAATAACTTCAGGTGATACAGCATTTAGAAGTGCTAGACTTACAATAGCTGACACATTTAATATAAAACAAGATGCAATTAAAAATAGATTTATGATAGCAATACCTTTATTTGCAGTAGGTGTAGCTTTAACATTTATAGATTTTAACATAATATGGAGATATTTTGCATGGTCAAACCAAACATTAGCTATGATAATGTTATGGACAGGAACAATGTTCTTACTTAAGGCTAATAAAAACTATTTTATAACTGTTATACCAGCAATATTTATGACAGTAGTAACATTTAGTTATATAATGCAAGCTCCAGAAGGATTTAGATTATCACCAGCAATAGGTAATGGAGTAGGTTTAGCTGCAGGTTTAATTTTCGCAGTTATATTCTTTAATAAAGTAAGAAAAGTAAAAGCTGAGGGTAATAAACAAAACATAGCTTAA
- a CDS encoding MerR family transcriptional regulator: MKDKYLIGEVSKLFNISRDTLVHYDNIGLLSPKKDKNNGYRYYKIEDLNCLTDIIFYKTLNLSLNDIDKVMKDSSPEQVLSLIKDKEIYIHKEIEKLKKVQQRLEMMKISVEECIYDSKKVELVKDERESYFFLEITKEDKFNDFIELVEKIQNIDQYIFDYINFSFLIDEGDLFDNDAEKKIKWGLTITDNIEKIKDNIESKSIEFISEEQYMYTVIALDDKAYDNWIRYVRKIVIENNINVSGPILGQMLLTVYKDESPIDYFGLYIPVK; the protein is encoded by the coding sequence ATGAAAGATAAATATTTAATTGGAGAGGTAAGCAAACTGTTCAACATTTCCCGGGACACCTTGGTTCATTATGATAATATAGGTTTATTAAGCCCTAAGAAAGATAAAAATAATGGATATAGATATTATAAAATTGAAGATTTAAATTGCTTAACAGATATAATTTTTTATAAAACATTAAATCTTTCTTTAAATGATATTGATAAGGTAATGAAAGACTCTTCTCCAGAACAAGTTTTAAGCCTTATTAAAGATAAAGAAATATACATACATAAAGAAATCGAAAAACTAAAGAAGGTTCAACAAAGACTAGAGATGATGAAAATATCTGTGGAAGAGTGTATTTATGACTCTAAAAAAGTAGAGCTAGTAAAAGATGAAAGAGAAAGCTACTTCTTTTTAGAAATCACAAAGGAAGATAAGTTCAATGATTTTATAGAACTTGTAGAAAAAATTCAAAATATAGATCAATATATATTTGATTATATAAATTTTTCTTTCTTAATAGATGAAGGTGATTTATTTGATAATGATGCAGAGAAAAAAATCAAATGGGGCCTTACTATAACAGACAATATAGAAAAAATAAAAGATAACATAGAAAGTAAAAGTATTGAATTTATATCAGAAGAACAATATATGTATACGGTAATAGCTTTAGATGACAAGGCTTATGATAATTGGATAAGATATGTAAGAAAAATAGTAATAGAAAATAATATTAATGTATCTGGTCCCATACTTGGACAAATGTTATTAACTGTATATAAAGATGAAAGTCCTATTGATTATTTTGGTCTTTATATTCCTGTGAAATAA
- a CDS encoding HD domain-containing protein, whose protein sequence is MNNTNQVIEFIKEIENLKSVTRTAWTKTGRRESTAEHSWRLAMLLMVLEEDFKDVDINKAIKMSLIHDLGELYDGDISAKLQSVDDNKSHMEESAMKRMLTTLPESLSGKIYDLWKEYNECSTKEAKLVKAMDKLETIVQHNQGKNPDDFDYEFNLKYGSQYFEDNGKLRLMRNIIDEDTKLSMK, encoded by the coding sequence ATGAATAATACTAATCAAGTTATTGAATTTATAAAAGAAATAGAAAATTTAAAATCAGTTACAAGAACTGCTTGGACAAAAACTGGTCGAAGAGAATCTACGGCAGAGCATTCTTGGAGGCTGGCAATGTTGTTAATGGTCTTAGAAGAGGATTTTAAAGATGTTGATATTAACAAAGCCATAAAGATGAGTTTAATTCATGATTTAGGTGAGCTTTATGATGGTGATATATCAGCAAAACTGCAAAGTGTAGATGATAATAAATCGCATATGGAAGAGAGTGCTATGAAAAGAATGTTAACAACATTACCAGAAAGTTTAAGTGGTAAAATATATGATTTGTGGAAAGAATATAATGAGTGTTCTACAAAAGAAGCTAAGCTTGTAAAAGCTATGGATAAACTTGAAACTATAGTTCAACACAACCAAGGGAAAAATCCTGATGATTTTGATTATGAATTTAATTTGAAATATGGATCACAGTATTTTGAAGATAATGGGAAGCTTAGATTAATGAGGAATATAATTGATGAAGATACAAAGCTTAGTATGAAGTAA
- a CDS encoding desulfoferrodoxin family protein, with product MNNSKKFFICSVCGNLIEMIDHKGPKVVCCGKTMNELVANTTEASVEKHIPVLNINENKVKVQVGSTLHPMIQEHHISWIYLLTTQGVQRKHLEIDSDPIIEFTLTEDDKVLEAYAYCNLHGLWKVEL from the coding sequence ATGAACAATTCAAAAAAATTTTTTATATGCAGTGTTTGTGGAAACTTAATAGAAATGATAGACCATAAAGGACCTAAAGTAGTATGTTGTGGTAAAACAATGAATGAGCTAGTGGCAAATACAACAGAAGCCTCAGTAGAAAAACATATACCAGTATTAAATATAAATGAAAATAAAGTAAAAGTACAAGTTGGAAGCACATTACATCCTATGATACAAGAGCATCATATAAGTTGGATATATCTGCTAACTACACAAGGTGTGCAACGTAAACATTTAGAAATAGATAGTGATCCAATTATAGAATTTACATTAACTGAAGATGATAAAGTATTAGAAGCATATGCTTATTGTAATCTTCATGGATTATGGAAAGTAGAATTATAG
- a CDS encoding PadR family transcriptional regulator, whose product MLLLSITSDLLRGHTDTIILNELIKGDSYGYAINKVIKEKTNNLYELKEATLYSAFRRLEKAELITSYWGNEGSGARRRYYSITEMGRQTYEQNKLDWEEAKNIIDSLI is encoded by the coding sequence ATGCTACTCTTGTCAATTACATCAGATTTACTAAGGGGACATACAGACACCATAATATTAAATGAACTTATAAAAGGCGATAGCTATGGATACGCCATTAATAAAGTAATAAAAGAAAAAACAAATAATCTTTATGAATTAAAAGAAGCTACATTATATTCAGCATTTAGAAGGTTAGAAAAAGCTGAGTTAATTACATCATATTGGGGAAATGAAGGAAGTGGAGCTAGAAGAAGATATTATTCAATCACTGAAATGGGAAGACAAACTTATGAACAGAATAAGTTGGATTGGGAAGAAGCTAAAAATATAATTGATAGTTTAATTTAA
- a CDS encoding permease prefix domain 1-containing protein: MIGNYEVKIKDYVQELFENAPQNRRTEEFKEELLANLLDKYYDLLQSNMDDEIAYNKVISSIGNIDNLFEKDPLEITKESWDKKKSAKITAISVMMYILCPVSVIVFEGLGFETLGVVIMFLLIAGATGLLIYNNMTKPQYIKKDDTLVEDFKEWKSTTNKSRRVRKSIESAMWAIITAIYLLISFTTGAWHITWIMFIIGAAIEKVIRAYFEYKEID; encoded by the coding sequence ATGATAGGAAACTATGAAGTGAAAATAAAGGATTATGTACAAGAACTATTTGAAAATGCGCCCCAAAATCGAAGAACAGAAGAGTTTAAAGAAGAATTATTAGCAAATTTATTAGATAAATATTATGACTTATTACAAAGCAATATGGACGATGAGATAGCTTACAATAAGGTTATTTCAAGTATAGGAAATATTGATAATTTATTTGAAAAAGATCCTTTAGAAATAACGAAGGAAAGTTGGGATAAGAAAAAAAGTGCAAAAATTACTGCAATATCAGTAATGATGTATATATTATGCCCTGTAAGTGTAATAGTTTTTGAAGGCTTAGGATTTGAAACTTTAGGAGTAGTTATAATGTTCTTATTAATAGCAGGAGCTACAGGTCTTTTAATTTATAACAATATGACAAAGCCACAATATATTAAAAAAGATGATACTTTAGTAGAGGATTTTAAAGAATGGAAAAGTACTACTAATAAAAGTAGAAGAGTGAGAAAATCTATTGAAAGTGCTATGTGGGCAATAATTACAGCAATATATTTACTAATAAGCTTTACAACAGGTGCATGGCATATAACATGGATAATGTTTATAATAGGTGCAGCTATAGAAAAAGTAATAAGAGCTTACTTTGAATATAAGGAGATAGATTAA
- a CDS encoding DUF4097 family beta strand repeat-containing protein, producing MNDKNWVKFRMIIWSIVAILLSLVLAVGIKGWGGNVFSGNIFNRSFTASNMKVVKELKFDDINHIKGIKTDFNASDLIITENNEDNIKVIVKCNKILKNNKYINAHINSDTLKLEDFNNKSSRNIFGIFNGYSLQVEIKIPKSYKENIAINNRVGDITFDSNLNLNNLSIDVITGDIDGNQKINSNKITINNKVGDVNFNYLYGKEVSIKGKTGDIDIDKFSGKGSIESQVGDITCDIENLNGDFRIKSKVGDVELYTNKNLSFIFEGNNNFGDLDTKLEFNNVSQSSDSFIGQYGNNPVNKIIANVKTGDISIND from the coding sequence ATGAATGATAAAAATTGGGTCAAATTTAGAATGATCATTTGGTCTATTGTTGCAATTTTATTATCACTAGTATTAGCAGTAGGCATAAAAGGATGGGGTGGAAATGTATTTTCAGGTAATATTTTTAATAGAAGCTTTACAGCCTCAAATATGAAAGTAGTAAAAGAATTAAAATTTGATGATATAAATCATATAAAGGGTATAAAAACTGATTTTAACGCCAGTGATTTAATTATTACTGAAAATAATGAAGATAATATAAAAGTAATTGTGAAATGCAATAAAATATTAAAAAATAATAAGTATATCAATGCGCACATTAATTCAGATACATTAAAACTTGAGGATTTTAATAATAAATCAAGTAGAAATATATTTGGAATATTTAATGGATATTCTTTACAAGTGGAAATAAAGATCCCAAAATCTTATAAGGAAAATATAGCTATTAACAACAGAGTAGGTGATATAACATTTGATTCAAATTTAAATTTAAATAATCTATCTATTGATGTTATAACTGGAGATATTGATGGAAATCAAAAAATAAATTCTAATAAAATTACTATAAACAACAAAGTTGGAGATGTGAACTTTAATTATCTATATGGGAAAGAAGTATCTATTAAAGGAAAAACTGGAGATATTGATATAGACAAATTTAGTGGAAAAGGTAGTATAGAATCTCAAGTTGGAGATATAACTTGTGATATAGAAAATTTAAATGGAGACTTTAGGATTAAATCAAAGGTTGGAGACGTGGAGTTATATACAAATAAAAATTTAAGTTTTATTTTTGAAGGAAATAATAATTTTGGAGATTTAGATACAAAATTAGAGTTTAACAATGTATCACAATCATCAGATTCTTTTATTGGACAATATGGAAATAATCCAGTGAATAAGATTATAGCAAATGTAAAAACAGGAGATATAAGCATAAATGATTAA
- a CDS encoding carbohydrate-binding domain-containing protein, translated as MNKKLIAVLSAFSLCVSMTACSNKNNDTSKESKAGSTNISTTTNKNATTLLSKSSEEVETIRNIGTYIKLSDNNTTVEGSGVDVDGNVITINTAGTYSISGKLSDGQIIVNTDKEKKTYILLDGVDITCKSNSPIQILSSEKTVFAIADDSENKISDGETYDKAENNQDAAIFSKEDLTFIGNGYLQVNGNYDKGIVSKDDLMIESGNISVKSVADGIKGKDSIVVRGGKLTIDAGGDGIQAYNAEEEDKGYVSLEDGTIKITAEQDGVQAETNLLVAGGNIDITTGGGSKNSSSKDGWGQWDGGKPGESMKSNTTETEDTTSAKGIKASSVIQVDDGSINIDSSDDSIHSNSKLIVNNGDFNLSSGDDGTHADAELEINGGTLNITKSYEGIEATDITINDGDIHVVSSDDGLNAAGGADGSSTNGRPGQNKMESTTSGTATINGGYLVINANGDGLDANGNLTMTGGTAIVNGPTNGGNGSLDYDGDFNMSGGTLIAAGSLGMAQTPSSSSKLNTINVSLTSQEANTLIRVESENGDDIVTFSPAKTYSSVVICTPNIKSKETYKVYVGGSCSGKEKDGLYSGGSYTKGTEVGSSEISDVITNITQEGVSSNSNQPGGVGGNRGEKMTPPSGNNSSMENM; from the coding sequence ATGAATAAAAAATTAATAGCAGTTTTATCTGCTTTTTCATTATGTGTAAGTATGACGGCATGTTCAAATAAAAATAATGATACATCAAAAGAAAGTAAAGCTGGTAGCACAAATATTAGTACAACAACTAACAAAAATGCTACAACCTTGTTAAGTAAATCAAGTGAAGAAGTAGAAACAATAAGAAATATCGGTACATATATAAAGCTTAGTGATAATAATACAACTGTTGAAGGTAGTGGTGTGGATGTAGATGGAAATGTAATTACTATAAATACGGCAGGAACGTATAGTATTAGCGGAAAGTTAAGTGATGGACAAATTATAGTAAATACAGATAAGGAAAAGAAGACTTATATTCTTCTAGATGGAGTTGATATTACATGTAAAAGTAATTCTCCAATTCAAATATTAAGCTCTGAAAAAACTGTATTTGCCATAGCTGATGATAGTGAAAACAAAATTTCAGATGGGGAAACTTATGATAAAGCAGAAAATAACCAAGATGCAGCAATATTTAGTAAAGAAGATCTTACTTTTATAGGAAATGGATATTTGCAAGTTAATGGGAATTACGATAAGGGAATAGTGAGCAAAGATGATTTAATGATTGAAAGTGGGAATATAAGTGTAAAATCAGTGGCAGATGGAATAAAGGGAAAAGACTCTATTGTAGTTAGAGGCGGAAAATTAACTATAGATGCAGGTGGAGATGGAATTCAAGCATATAACGCTGAGGAAGAAGATAAAGGTTATGTATCTTTAGAAGATGGAACTATAAAAATTACAGCAGAACAAGATGGAGTTCAAGCAGAAACTAACTTGTTAGTAGCTGGTGGAAATATTGATATTACAACTGGTGGAGGAAGCAAAAATAGTAGCAGTAAAGATGGATGGGGCCAATGGGACGGTGGTAAACCAGGAGAATCTATGAAAAGTAATACTACTGAAACAGAAGACACTACTAGTGCAAAAGGAATTAAAGCAAGTTCTGTAATTCAAGTAGATGATGGAAGTATTAATATAGACTCTTCTGATGATTCAATACATTCAAATAGTAAATTGATTGTAAACAATGGAGATTTTAACTTGTCTTCTGGAGATGATGGAACTCACGCAGATGCTGAACTAGAAATCAACGGTGGTACATTAAATATAACAAAGTCTTATGAAGGAATAGAAGCTACAGATATAACTATAAATGACGGAGATATACATGTGGTATCCAGTGATGATGGATTAAATGCAGCAGGTGGAGCAGATGGATCGTCTACAAATGGAAGACCAGGGCAAAATAAAATGGAGTCAACAACAAGTGGCACAGCAACTATAAACGGTGGATACTTAGTTATAAATGCTAATGGAGATGGATTAGATGCAAATGGCAATTTAACAATGACAGGAGGAACTGCCATAGTAAATGGACCAACTAATGGAGGAAACGGATCATTAGATTATGATGGTGATTTCAATATGAGTGGAGGAACTTTAATAGCAGCAGGAAGTTTAGGAATGGCTCAAACTCCAAGTTCTTCATCAAAATTAAATACCATAAATGTAAGTTTAACTTCTCAAGAAGCTAATACTTTAATAAGGGTAGAATCAGAAAATGGTGATGATATAGTTACTTTTTCACCTGCTAAAACTTATTCATCAGTAGTTATATGTACTCCTAATATAAAATCAAAAGAAACATACAAGGTATATGTGGGAGGATCTTGTAGTGGAAAAGAAAAAGATGGATTATACTCAGGTGGAAGTTACACTAAGGGAACTGAGGTAGGAAGTAGTGAAATTTCAGATGTAATAACTAATATTACTCAAGAAGGTGTGTCAAGTAATAGTAATCAACCAGGAGGCGTTGGAGGAAATAGAGGCGAAAAGATGACTCCTCCTTCTGGAAATAATAGTAGTATGGAAAATATGTAA